From the Phoenix dactylifera cultivar Barhee BC4 unplaced genomic scaffold, palm_55x_up_171113_PBpolish2nd_filt_p 000503F, whole genome shotgun sequence genome, one window contains:
- the LOC120106250 gene encoding EPIDERMAL PATTERNING FACTOR-like protein 2: MGHFLHRIKTWRPVRLALVVLLLVSSNQVKYSVEGRSLFKLLEAAKGRDEEVVTMRALIGSRPPRCETKCSSCGHCEAVQVPVVPQDKNGFRYFFDTITSRGGDSSNYKPMNWKCKCGNMLLNP; encoded by the exons ATGGGTCATTTTCTCCACCGCATCAAAACTTGGAGACCTGTTCGCCTTGCCCTCGTAGTGCTTCTTCTTGTGAGCTCCAACCAAGTAAAATACTCGGTTGAAG GTAGATCATTGTTTAAGCTTTTAGAGGCTGCCAAG GGGAGAGATGAAGAGGTGGTGACGATGAGAGCTTTGATAGGATCGAGGCCGCCGAGATGTGAGACGAAATGCAGTTCATGCGGCCACTGTGAGGCAGTTCAGGTGCCTGTAGTCCCACAAGACAAGAACGGATTTAGGTATTTCTTCGATACAATCACTTCCAGGGGGGGTGACAGCTCCAACTACAAGCCCATGAACTGGAAATGCAAGTGTGGAAACATGCTACTAAATCCATAA